Proteins from a single region of Electrophorus electricus isolate fEleEle1 chromosome 5, fEleEle1.pri, whole genome shotgun sequence:
- the lipeb gene encoding LOW QUALITY PROTEIN: hormone-sensitive lipase (The sequence of the model RefSeq protein was modified relative to this genomic sequence to represent the inferred CDS: deleted 1 base in 1 codon) produces MDKSSSPSSDEVMDSKAVFSALYEMCEENAMFFSGGPERPTGDAAQRLVDTMVTIQEHARSLEPVLAGFSSIYHHFDFDPHVHANGYRSLVKVVRCCLLHIIQKGRYIASNRRSIFFRMAHSAGEMEAYCSALCQLRALLYLAQRLLHDNSHGNLFFQEESGLSESFLQEYASMHKACFYGRCVGFQFTPAIRPSLQSITIGLVAFGENYKKHQSGIGVAAGSLFTSGKYALDPELRGQEYERITQNLDIHFWKTFWNITETEVLAGLVSMTSVQVKVNRALSVSPEPFDLPMVSDPTRMVTICPPAAHIGPAQIQMRLISSELREGQDSEKLLALCRSEGGPISLSLGLKAKKCPPSPWLVVHYHGGGFVAQTSRSHEPYLKSWSQDLGAPLLSVDYSLAPEAPFPRALEECFYVYCWAIKNHNLLGWTGERVCLAGDSAGGNLCITVSMRAVAHGVRLPDGIMAAYPAILLTMYASPSRLLSLMDPLLPLSVLSRCLSAYAGMDTQVEKQVEKVSTLGLVRRDTALLFKDLKQGASNWIHSILESTRASAETVRKSASEGTLMSPDSDPPVLVEFSVKSHTCEVLMNHTASTPGHSQPTVDSPVSDQNTTHSDHNSTLSALQHPILGSTPPAESETVNFLISKEVDPTVRDTISSVAIPPPSSEQNSEGPREFPASFEPLRSEQCAEMKMDSSPIFRNPYMSPLLAPDQMLRGLPPVHIVACALDPMLDDSVMFAKRLRNVEQPVTLCVVDDLPHGFLSLSQLSKETRELPTSAWRESEKSSPRKTHLWRCVNTVSSKGPITGLQVLREILLCCLKGPVRKNMDRLLFKGIKQCCTHAIKH; encoded by the exons ATGGACAAATCCAGCAGCCCAAGTTCAGATGAGG TGATGGACAGTAAAGCAGTGTTTTCAGCCCTGTATGAGATGTGTGAGGAGAATGCCATGTTCTTCAGTGGAGGCCCTGAAAGACCAACCGGAGATGCTGCTCAAAGGCTGGTGGACACCATGGTGACCATCCAAGAACACGCTCGCAGTCTGGAGCCTGTTCTGGCTGGCTTCTCCTCCATCTATCACCACTTCGACTTCGACCCTCACGTCCATGCCAATGGATACCGCTCATTAGTGAAG GTAGTGCGCTGCTGTCTTCTCCACATTATCCAAAAGGGGCGCTACATTGCCTCCAACAGGCGGAGCATCTTTTTCCGCATGGCCCACAGTGCTGGTGAGATGGAGGCGTACTGCAGTGCTCTATGTCAGCTCAGGGCTCTGCTCTACCTGGCCCAGCGCCTTCTCCATGACAACAGCCATGGCAACCTCTTCTTCCAGGAGGAGAGCGGCCTCAGTGAAAGCTTTCTGCAGGAGTACGCCTCCATGCACAAGGCCTGTTTCTATGGCCGCTGCGTCGGGTTCCag TTTACTCCGGCCATCCGACCGTCTTTGCAGAGTATTACAATAGGCCTGGTTGCCTTTGGAGAGAACTACAAGAAACACCAGTCTGGAATAG GTGTTGCTGCTGGTTCCTTGTTCACTTCTGGGAAGTATGCCCTTGATCCTGAACTCAGGGGTCAAGAGTATGAGCGCATTACTCAGAACTTGGACATTCATTTCTGGAAGACCTTCTGGAATATCACTGAAACCGAAGTTCTGGCG GGCTTGGTCAGTATGACCTCCGTCCAGGTAAAGGTGAATCGTGCCCTCTCGGTGTCTCCTGAGCCCTTTGACCTGCCGATGGTGTCTGACCCCACACGTATGGTTACGATTTGCCCTCCGGCTGCCCACATCGGCCCTGCCCAGATCCAGATGAGGCTCATCTCCAGTGAACTGAGGGAAGGGCAG GACAGTGAGAAGCTGCTGGCGCTGTGTCGTTCTGAGGGCGGTCCCATCTCACTCTCGCTAGGTCTGAAGGCTAAAAagtgccccccctccccctggctGGTGGTGCACTACCACGGGGGAGGCTTTGTGGCACAGACGTCCAGATCGCACGAG CCCTATCTGAAGAGCTGGTCGCAGGACCTGGGGGCCCCACTGCTATCTGTAGACTACTCTCTGGCCCCAGAGGCCCCATTCCCCCGAGCCCTGGAGGAATGCTTCTACGTCTACTGCTGGGCCATCAAAAACCACAACCTTCTgg GCTGGACaggagagcgtgtgtgtttggcaggcGACAGTGCAGGGGGGAACCTGTGCATCACCGTGTCAATGAGGGCGGTAGCTCATGGTGTTCGCCTGCCTGATGGCATCATGGCAGCCTACCCAGCCATCCTGCTCACCATGTATGCCTCGCCTTCCCGCCTCCTCAGCCTCATGGACCCTCTTCTGCCTCTCAGTGTCCTCTCCCGCTGCCTCAGTGCTTAcgcag gtatgGACACACAGGTAGAGAAGCAGGTGGAGAAGGTCAGCACTCTGGGGTTGGTGCGGAGagacacagcactgctgttcaaAGATTTGAAGCAGGGAGCCTCTAATTGGATCCACTCCATCCTGGAGTCCACCAGGGCAAGTGCAG AGACTGTGAGGAAGAGTGCGTCAGAAGGCACTCTGATGTCCCCCGACTCCGACCCTCCAGTTCTAGTAGAGTTCTCAGTGAAGAGCCACACTTGTGAAGTCCTGATGAACCATACAGCCAGCACACCAGGCCACAGCCAGCCTACTGTAGACAGCCCTGTATCTGACCAAAACACCACGCACTCTGATCACAACAGCACCCTCTCTGCCCTCCAGCATCCCATCCTTGGCTCCACCCCACCTGCTGAGAGTGAG ACTGTAAATTTTTTAATCTCTAAGGAAGTGGATCCCACAGTGAGGGATACAATATCATCCGTGGCCATACCTCCCCCTAGCAGCGAGCAAAACTCTGAAGGTCCACGCGAGTTTCCCGCCAGCTTTGAGCCTCTTCGCTCTGAGCAGTGTGCCGAGATGAAGATGGACTCCTCACCCATCTTCAGAAATCCCTACATGTCTCCCCTTCTGGCTCCAGATCAGATGCTGAGGGGACTGCCTCCTGTACACATAGTG GCGTGTGCTCTGGACCCCATGCTGGACGATTCTGTGATGTTTGCCAAGCGCCTGCGGAATGTCGAGCAGCCTGTGACCCTGTGTGTGGTGGATGACCTCCCACATGGCTTCCTTAGCCTATCACAACTGTCCAAAGAGACCCGTGAG CTTCCAACGTCTGCCTGGAGAGAATCAGAGAAATCTTCACCTCGAAAGACCCACCTCTGGAGATGCGTGAACACCGTAAGCTCGAAAGGACCAATCACGGGGCTTCAGGTGTTAAGGGAGATCCTGCTATGCTGTTTGAAAGGTCCAGTAAGGAAGAACATGGACAGGCTGTTGTTTAAAGGCATTAAACAGTGCTGCACCCATGCAATAAAACACTGA
- the cd79a gene encoding B-cell antigen receptor complex-associated protein alpha chain, with translation MEVGILFFLFLLVASTEASEEVILQPDQPSLQVSVSDTADLTCCYKYSVKLTVAWNLCVMISHNHSYVIRVNTSERVEITEITSKMDVHCMSLKLKNIMVTDTGLYLCAINQTAGTKDTFLYTPGTYLQVFKPMSKTLNISEQAKNSIITAEGVLLLLCVLLPGTLLLCKSKGLDELEKRKGKEENIYEGLNLDDCNSTYHQIQRSQVQGPYQDVVTTVGEDIQLEKP, from the exons ATGGAGGTCggaattttatttttcctttttctcttggTAG cTTCTACTGAAGCAAGCGAGGAAGTAATCCTGCAGCCAGACCAGCCCTCCTTACAGGTGTCTGTCTCTGATACTGCCGATCTGACATGTTGTTACAAGTATTCGGTCAAGCTCACTGTGGCATGGAACCTCTGCGTTATGATCTCCCACAACCACAGCTATGTCATTCGGGTCAACACTTCAGAAAGAGTGGAAATTACAGAAATTACATCTAAAATGGATGTCCACTGTATGTCTTTGAAGCTAAAAAACATTATGGTGACTGATACTGGCCTGTATTTGTGTGCCATAAATCAAACAGCAGGCACAAAAGACACTTTTCTCTATACACCCGGCACCTACCTGCAAGTGTTCA AGCCTATGAGTAAGACCTTGAACATCAGTGAGCAGGCGAAGAACAGTATCATCACGGCTGAAGGggttctgctgctgctgtgtgtgctgctccCAGGAACCCTGCTCCTCTGCAAG TCAAAGGGTCTGGATGAGCTGGAGAAAAGGAAAGgcaaagaagaaaatatttatgaG GGTTTAAACCTCGACGACTGCAATTCCACATACCATCAGATTCAGCGTTCTCAGGTGCAGGGACCATACCAAGATGTGGTCACTACTGTGGGAGAGGATATCCAGCTGGAGAAACCATGA